In Deltaproteobacteria bacterium, the genomic stretch CGTCGGCGTAGCGACGCTCGCGGTCGGGCGCCAGCGCGCGCTCGAGCACGCGCAGCACCTCGGGCGGCAGGTCTTTGCGGTGCTCGCGGATGTCGGGCAACTCGAAATCACAGGCCCGCGCGAGGATCTCGCTCTCGGTGTCGCCCTGCAGCAGCCGCTCGTTGGTGAGCAGCTCCCACATCACCGCGCCGAGCGCGAACAGGTCGGTGCGGCGATCGATGGGCTGTCCGCGCGCCTGCTCTGGCGACATGTACGGCAGCTTGCCGCGCAGCTGACCGGTCAGCGTGGTGCTGCGCTTGCCGGCGGCCTTCATGATGCCGAAGTCCACCACGCGCACGCGCCCGTCGGTGCCGGCCAGCAGGTTGTGCGGCGACACGTCGCGATGCACGAGGTGGTACGGCACGCCGTCGGGATCGACGAGATCGTGGGCGGCTGCGAGACCCTCGCACGCATCCGAGACGATCTGCAGCACCGCTTCGAGCGAAAGCAGCTCGCCGGTCTTGCGCAGCTCCTTGAGCACCGACGAGAGCGTGTCGCCCTCGACGTACTCCATCACCATGAAGAAGACGTCGTCCTCGCGGCCGAGGTCGAGGATCTCGACCACGTGGGGATGACGGATGCGCGCGGCGATGCGGGCCTCGTCGAGGAACATCTCGACGAACTCCTGCTCGTTGGCCAGGTGGGGATGGATGACCTTGACCGCGACCAGTTTCTCGAAACCGGCCGTCCCGATCGCCCGGCCCAGGTACACCGTCGCCATGCCCCCGTGCCCGAGCCGATGCAGCAGCTCGTAGCGGCCGACCAGACGCTCGCGCGGGCCGGCCTCGGGCGCCAACGAAACGCTGGCACGCGCGGGCTTCGACCGCGCGTCGACCACCTTCGTTTCGGCCTCGGCTTCCATGTCTCGCGGGGGGTGCGACGGCGACTTCGACCGGGGAACTCGGCCGCAGCGCGGAGCCCTTTCGAAATCACGATACGCGAAAGTGGCGGAGGGATCACGGTCCGGTCGCACGCGAGGACCGCGAGAACCGTGCATCTCGGCATGTTTCCTGGATGCGGCGAGGTCACCGGAGCGCCGCGGGCTCGCTCGCTTTGAAGGGTTTGACAGCACGCCGCCGCTCGCTCCGCGCCCACGTGCGCGAGGCCGCCCGCGGGTGTCGGCGCAACGCGCCGGAAGCGAGCAGATCTCGGAGATCGCACCGCCGCGGCCATATTTGTTGGATCGGTCGGAGCGATCCCTGGCCGATCGACGTAGTCATCCTCAGGCGCCACGTCGCGACAAAGTCCAAGCATTTGGATCGTTTGTCACGCGTTGTCCACAGCATCTTGTGCCGGCGTCTACGGCGCTCCACAACATCTTGTGGAATGACCCTTGCGTGTTGCAGGGCCTTGGTTTACTTCCCTCATCAGGAGATCTCGCCCGGTTCGCCGTTTGTGAGCGGGGTCCCATTCGGGGGTAGTCATGGCCAAGCGACAGACGCGCCGCAGCATTTCGGTCAAGGGCATCACGTACCAGCGCCTCAAGAACTTCTGCGAGGCGCAGAGCCTGAGCGTGAGCGGGTATCTCGAGGACATCATCGCGGCCAAGCTGGACGCAGCCAATGTCCCGGTGCCGGAGAAGGTCGAGCCGCGGGCCAAGCCGAAGGCCGGCGAGCCCGAAGAGATCATCTCGCAGCACTTCACCTTCTAGGCGCGAGTTCGTGACGCTGGCGCGCGATCGCTGCGCGCCCACGCCTCAATCCCTTTGGGTATGCTCCGCCAGGGGTGAGGGCTGATGCGTCGCAAGGATCTCGAGGCGATTCGACAACTGGTGTCGCGGCGTCGTGCGCTCCAGGGGATGGGTGCCGTCCTCGGCGCCACGACGCTGGGATGTGGTGACGACGCGGTCGGCGGCGACGGCACGTCGTCGGGCTCGAGCGGCACGTCCGATGGATCGAGCACCGGCACGAGCTCGAGTGGCACGGGCAGCAGCTCCGGTGCGGACGGCTCGACCAGTCTCGATCCCACGTCGAGCTCGGGTGCGGACAGCTCCGGTGGCTCCGACTCCACCGGCGAGCCTGTCGACGCGTGCGAGGGCGACGGCGGTCTGACGCCGGAGGAGCTGCTCGCCGACGTCGACAACATCGTGCTCGTGATCATGGAGAACCGCTCCTTCGATCACTACTTCGGCTCCACGACGTTCCTCGAGGACTGGCAGGTCGAGGGCCTCACCGGCACCGAGAGCAACCTCGATCTGTCGGGCACCGCGATCGAGGTGTTCGCGATGGACAACCTCGAGGTCGCGGACCCACCGCACGACTGGGACCCCGTGCACGCGTCGTGGAACGACGGCGCCAACGACGGCTTCGTGGTCCAGCACGAGCTCGACCACCCCACCACGCACACCGAGGTGATGGGCTACTACGTGCGCTCGCAGCTGCCGATCCTCTACGCATTGGCCGAGAACTACACGCTGTGCGACCACTGGCACTGCGCGGTGCTGGGACCGACCTGGCCCAATCGCTTCTACCTGCACGGCGGCAGCTCGGGTGGCACCACCAGCAACTTCCCCGCGCCGACCCTGACGAACATCTGGGACGTGCTGAGCGACGCGAACATCAGCCACGCGAACTACTACAGCGACATCCCGTGGGTGTGGGGCGCGTACGCCAACCCCTTCGTCAACTACACCTCGCAGATCGACGAGTTCTTCGCGGCCGCCGAGGCCGGCTCGCTGCCGCGCTTCAGCGTGATCGACCCGAACTTCGGCCTGCTCGGCGGTGGCGAAGGCCAGAACGACGACCACCCCGACGCCAACGTCACCATGGGCCAGGTGTTCCTGGCGTCCATCTACCAGGCGCTGGCCCAGAGCCCGCAGTGGAATCGCTGCCTGCTCATCATCACCTACGACGAGCACGGCGGCTTCTACGACCACGTCGCACCGCCGGCCGCGGTCGATGACGAGTTCGAGTTCCAGCGCATGGGCTTCCGCGTGCCGAGCGTCGTGATCGGACCCCACGTGCGTCGCGGCTGCGTCAACTCCAACACGCTCGAGCACTGCTCGGTGTTCGCGACGGTCAACACCCGCTTCGGCCTGGCGCCGATCAACAACCGCGTCGCGCAGACCGCCGACCTGTCGAGCTGCATCAACCCTTCGTTCGTCGGCAACCCGCAGCCGCCGGTCGCGCTGCCGCAGCTGCAGGCGCGACTGCCGGAGCTGCTGGCGGTGAAGGGCCCGAAGCAGTCGCACCCCGAGATGCGACAGATGATCGCGCAGGGCAAGATCCCGGTCCCGGCGCATCGCCGCCACCCCGACGCCAGCCGCGACATCGCGCTCGAGCTCATCAGCCACGCCCAACGGCTCGGCGTACTGAAGCTCGTCGACTGACGACGCCGCCCAAGCGCCCAAGGGCTGCTACATTCGCGGCCCGTGAGCTACGTCGTCCTCGCGCGGAAGTACCGTCCGCTGCGCTTCGCCGACATGATCGGCGAGGAGCACATCGGTCGCACGCTGGGCAACGCGATCCTGCAGAACCGCGTGCACCATGCCTACCTCTTCTCAGGGGCGCGCGGGCTGGGCAAGACCACGACCGCCCGCATCTTCGCGAAGGCGTTGGTGTGTGAGCGCGGGCCGACGCCCGAGCCGTGCAACGTCTGCGAGCAGTGCGTCGCCGTCACCGAGGGTCGCTCGGTCGATGTGATCGAGATCGACGGCGCGAGCAACAACTCGGTCGAGAACATCCGCGGCCTGCGGGAGCAGGTGCACTACCTACCGCAGAGCGCGAGGCGGAAGGTCTACATCATCGACGAGGTCCACATGTTGACCACGTCGGCGTTCAACGCCCTGCTCAAGACGCTGGAGGAGCCGCCGGCCCACGTCAACTTCGTGTTCGCAACCACCGAGCCGCACAAGGTGCTGCCGACGATCCTCTCGCGGGTCTCGCGGCTCGACTTCCGCCGCGTGTCGGTGGCCGAGATCGTCCTGCACCTGCAGAACATCCTCGAGCGCGAGGGTCTGGGCGTCGACCCTGCCGGCCTGCGGCTGGTCGCGCGGGCCGCAGGCGGCTCGGTGCGCGACGCGATGACGCTGCTCGACCAGGTGCTCGCGTTCGCGGCCGATCCCAAGGCCGTCGGCGAGCACGAGGCCCGTGCGGTGCTCGGCCAGGCCGAGCGCACCGCGGTCGCCGACCTCGTCGACGCGCTGCTGGCCCGCGACCCCGACCTCGTGATGCAGCGCTTCGATGCGCTCGCGGCCGCCGGGCACGACCTCACGGTGCTGTCGCTGCAGATGCTCGAGGATCTACGCGACCTCACCGTCGCCCGCAGCTGTCGCACGCGCGAGGCCTTCGTCGACGCCACCGCCGACGAGCTCGACGAGCTCATGCGTCGCGCGAGTGTGGTCGAGATCCCCGTGCTCACGCAGGCCTTCGATCGCCTGTGGCGGGTGATCGATCGCCTGCCCAACGCGCGCTCGCAGCGGTTGGTGCTCGAGATGGGCCTCCTGGAGCTCGCGCAGAGCGAGCCGCTGGTGCCGCTGGGCGATCTGGTCGAGCGCCTGCACGCGCTCGCCGACGGCAAGCCGGTGCCCAGTGGCGGCTCGCCCGGCCCCGGCCGCGGGGCGGCCCCGGGTCGCACGCCGCCGTCGCGGGCACCGGCCGGCCGCGGTGGCGCGCAACGCAGCGCACCGAGTGACGACCCGCCGAGCTTCGCTCGCCACGACGATGCGCCGTCGTTCGCTCGCCACGACGATGCGCCGTCGGTGGCCCGCCACGACGTTGCGCCATCCTTCGCGCGCCACGACGATGCGCCGTCGGTGGCCCGCGGCGACGACGGCGGACCAGAGCCTGTGCCGCCGCCGACATCCGCGGTGCGCGAGGCCTCGACGAGGACACCGGCGGCCGTGGGCACCGCGGCGCCGCGCACGTCGGGCCCGACGATCGAGCCCGTGCACAGCTACGAGCCCGGTGTGTCCTACGATCCGAGCGCCGCGTCCGAGGCGATGCCCGAACCCGAAGCCGCGCCCGCACCGATGACCGCCGCGCCCGCCGAGGACGCGAGTCCCTTCATGCATCGGCTGTGGGAGATGGCGCAGCAGAGCGGCGTGATCGTGCCGGGCGCCGGTGGTGCCTCGGCGCAGGTCGTGGCGCCGAGCAGCGAGGCCCCGCGCAACGGCAGCGCCACCGCGGCGCGCAACGGCCACGCCGGCAGCAACGGCCACGCCGGCAGCAAGACCTCGGGCATCGCAGTGCCGGTCGCCGAGCCCGAGCCGCCGAGCCACAGCCCGGTCTGCGCCGCGCCGGCGCTGCGCGTCGATCCGACCGAAGACCCGTTCGAGGCGTGGACCAACCTGGTCGCGGCGCTGCGCGAGGACGACGAGCTGGGCTCGGCCGTGCTCGGTGAGGTCGGGCTCATCCGCTTCGGCGACGGCGTACTGCGGCTCGCGGCGCCGCGCGGCAGCTTCGCGCACACCGAGCTGTCGTCGACCGACTTGCGTGCACGCATCGAGCAGCTCGTGCGCGAGCTGGTCGGCACCACCTTCGTGGTCGAGCTCGTCGACGGCGAGGCGAGCCTGCCGGAGTGCCCGAGCCTGGTGCTCGTCGAGCGACGTCGCCGCGAGGAGCTGCGCGCCGCGGTCGAAGCCGAGGCCCGCGAGCACCCCGCCATCGTCGCGCTGCTGCGGGACTTCGACGCCCAGCTCGCGATCACCCGCCCGATCGGCGAGCGCTGACGCCCGCGGCGGTCGCTCGCTCGGGGCGTGCTATCCTCGGCGAGCCGCCATGCCCGACATCGACCTCGCCGAGCTCATGCGCCAAGCGCAGCAGATGCAAGAAACCATGACCATGCTGCAGCGCGCGCTGGAGCAGGTCACCGTCGAGGGCTCGTCGGGCGCGGGCATGGTGAAGGTGAAGGCCACCGGCGGTCAGCGCATCGTCGGCATCGAGATCGATCCCGCGGCGCTCCAAGAAGATCGCGACATGGTCCAGGACCTCATCGTCGCCGCGGTGAACAACGCACTCGACCGCGCCCGCGAGGTCGCGCAGGAGCGCATGAGCTCGATGATGCCCCCGGGCATGCTGCCGCCCGGCATGATCCCGGGCCTGTGAACACCCCCGTCGATCCACTGCAGCGACTCGCGGCCCTGCTCGCGCGTCTGCCGGGCATCGGCGAGAAGACGGCGCTTCGGCTCGCGCTCGCGTTGGTGCGAGCGGATCCCGAGTACGTGCGCACGCTGGCCGACGCGGTCGGCTCGGTGCACTCGACCCTCAAGCTGTGCCGGGTCTGCTGCGACCTGACGCCCACCGAGCTGTGCCCGCGATGCGACGATGCGCGGCGCGATCACGCGACCATCTGCGTGGTCGCGCAGCCGCAAGACCGCATGGCGATCGAGCGCGCCGGGGTCTTCCGCGGGCTCTACCACGTGCTGCACGGGGTGCTCGATCCTCTCGCGGGGGTCGGCCCGAGCGATCTTCGCGTCGAGGCGCTGCTGCGGCGACTGCAGGCCCACGACGGCCCCGACGCGGTGCACGAGATCATCGTCGCGACCAGTCCCAACGTCGAGGGCGACGCCACGGCGCTCTACCTCTCGCGTCTGATCGCGCCGCTCGGTGTCAAGGTCACGCGGATCGCCTCGGGCCTCGCCGTCGGTGGCGAGCTCGAGTACGCCGACGTGACGACACTGCATCGTGCGCTGCAAGAGCGACGCAGCCTCTGAGGTCGGAGGGAACCGCCGCGATCGGGCCCTGGGGGCACCCGCGCGAGGTTTCCGGCCGGACGGCCCCCTCGCCTCGCATGCGGTTCGTGGATGATCCGCGCGCATGCCCGCCTCGATTGCCATCAAAGAGGTCGAGAAGCCGGGGCGCGGCCGTAGACTTGCCCAATCGAGTTTGCTAGGTTCGCCCGGTTCCCGGCGGCCCCCACCGCGAGGAGTGCGTTTCCGCAATGCTCACGCCACAACTCGTGATGTACGAGGATGAGGTTCGGCGCATCCAAGGTGTCGCCGACCGCCTGCAACAGGACTCGCGTTCGCGAGCGATTCTCGTCGTCGACAAGAACGGGCAGCTCATCGCGGCCTCGGGCTCGGCGGCCGAGCTGGACACGACGTCGCTCAGCTCGCTGGTCGCTGGCAACGTCGCCGCCACAGGCGGCATCGCCAAGCTGATCGAAGAGGAAGAGTTCACCGGCCAGTTCCACGAGGGCAAGGACGCCAGCGTCCACATGACGCTCGTCGGTCGCCGCGTGATCCTGGTGGCCCTGTTCGACAAGGCCACGACGTTGGGGCTCGTGAAGTTGCGCGTGAAGAAGGCGAGCGTCGAGCTCGAGGCCATCCTCGAGGACGTTGCGAAGAAGGCTCAGTCGCCGCAGCAGAGCGTCTTCGCCGAGATCACCGACGCCGACATCGACAACCTCTTCAACGACTGATGCGCTTTAGGGGCGGCTTCGCCCCAGACGGATACCGAAGGGCATGTCCTTCATCAACTACAGCTCGCGCGAGATCAACTGCAAGCTGGTCTATTACGGCCCGGGTCTCTGCGGCAAGACCACGAACCTGCAGTACATCTACAACAAGACCAAGCCCGACGCGAAGGGCAAGATGATCTCGTTGGCGACCGAGACCGAGCGGACGCTGTTCTTCGATTTCCTGCCGCTGTCGCTCGGTGAGATCCGCGGCTTCCGTACGCGCTTCCACCTCTACACGGTCCCGGGCCAGGTGTTCTACGACGCCAGCCGCAAGTTGATCCTGAAGGGTGTCGACGGCGTGTGCTTCGTGGCCGACTCGCAGATGGAGCGCATGGAGGCCAACATCGAGAGCCTCGAGAACCTGCGCGACAACCTCACCGAGCAGGGCTACGACCTCGACAAGCTGCCGTACGTCGTGCAGTACAACAAGCGCGACCTCCCGAGCGTGGTGCCGGTCGAGGAGCTGACCGAGGTTCTGAACCCGACCAAGGTGCCGGAGTTCGAGGCGGTCGCGACCACCGGCGTCGGCGTGTTCGACACGCTCAAGGCGCTCGCCAAGCAAGTGCTCACCGAGCTGCGCAAGGGCGGCTAGTACCTCGACACAGCGATAGTGATGGGTCAGAACGCCGCCCTGACCGCGCCTCGCTGCGTTGCCGCACCTTGAAATACGCCCGGTATTCCGGCGGCACGGCGCCTTGCGGAGTCGCGGCCATGACGGCGTTCTGACCCATCACTATCCCTGTGTCGAGGTACTAGGCTGTGTCCGGTTTCCCCGAAACCGTCAATCTTTGGGCGGATCGGGGATCCGTGATCCAAGGGGGCATGACCACGACGGGCATGCCTCGCCACCGCCTTACCGACGCGCAGTGGGAGCTGATCGGGGACCTGTTCCCGACGAACAACTTCAAGACCGGTCGGCGGCCGCGGGATCGTCGTCTCATGCTCGACGCGATCTTCTGGGTGTTGCGAACTGGGGCTCCGTGGCGAGACCTACCGGAGTGCTTCGGCCCATGGTCGACCGCCTGGGACTTCTTCGACAAGTGGACGAAGGACGAGACGTTCGACCGCGTACTTCGGCGATTGCGGAGCATCGCCGTCCCGCACGACGCGGACCCCTCCGAGTTGTGGTGCATCGACGGGACATCGATTCGAGCTGCGCGCTGCAGCAGCGGCGGGGGGAAAAAGCGGGGGCTGGGGCACGAAGATCCACATCCTGTGTGACGTTGAGGGCCACCCACTCCACTTCGAGCTCAGCGCCGGACAAGCCCACGACGGACCGATGCTCGCGCCGGTCCTTCAAGGTGCTGACGAAGCACTGCATGATGATCGAGGTGTCGTCATGGAGTGGCCGTTGGCACTCGCAGGCGACAAGGGCTACCGCGCGGAGTGGATCGATAGGTATCTCTCCTCGCCCTGGGGATCACACCGGTGATCCCCACGAAGCACAACGAGACTCGAGCGCTGCGCCCGGTCGCCTTCAACAAGCGCCTCTACAGGCGCCGCAGCATCGTCGAGTGCCTCATCGGCTGGCTCAAGGAGTCGCGACGCGTGGTGACCCGCTTCGAGAAGACCGCCATCAACTTCGGCGGGATGGTCCGGCTTGCCTTCATCCACCGCTATCTACGCATCTTCGGGGCTTGATGGGAAACCGGACACAGCCTAGCGTCGGGCCGCGTCGGGCCTTCGCCGCCCGACGCACGCCACGCGTGGGGACGCACGCGGCACGAAAGGCCGCGCGCCGCCTCAGGGCTTGGCGTCGTCGCCCGCGTCGCCGAGCAGCTCGTCCCAACCCGACGCGTCCACGGCCGGCGCCTCGACGGCGCGCACCGAGGCAGCCGCGACGACCGACGGCGCCGCGACGACCGGCGCCGCGATCACCGGTGGGGCCGCGATCACGGGGGCCGCGATCACAGGGGCCGCGATCACGGGGGCCGCGACCACGGGGGCCGCGATCACAGAGGGTGCCGCGATCACAGAGGGTGCCGCGACGGCCGGCGCACGCGAGGCGGCGGCCGTCGGCATCGGCGGTGGCAGGAACGTCGGCTCCGGCTTTGCGGCCGCAGCGATGCGCTCCGCCGCGGCCTCGTCCGCGAGCCGCTTCGCCTCCGCCGCGGCCTCGTCGGCCAACCGCTTCGCCTCCGCCGCCGCGCGCTCCGACACCCGCCGCGCCTCGGCCTCGGCCTCGCGACGCAGTGCGGCGGCATCGTCTTCGCGGCGCTTCGCCGCGGCGGCCTCTTCCTCGCGGCGCTTCGCGGCGGCCTCGTCTTCGCGGCGCTTCGCCGCGGCGGCCTCTTCCTCGCGACGCTTCGCCGCCGCCTCGTCCTCGCGGCGCTTCGCCGCGGCGGCCTCTTCCTCGCGACGCTTCGCCGCCGCCTCGTCCTCGCGGCGCTTCGCCGCGGCGGCCTCTTCCTCGCGACGCTTCGCCGCCGCCTCGTCCTCGCGGCGCTTCGCCGCGGCGGCCTCTTCCTCGCGACGCTTCGCCGCCGCCTCGTCTTCGCGGCGCTTCGCCGCCGCCTCGTCCTCGCGGCGCTGCGCCGCGGCGTCGCTCGGCTTCGCGGCGTCCGACTTCCCGCGCTGACGCTTCTCGCGTCGCTCTTTGCGTCGGTCCTTGCGGTCCTTCTTCGCCTCGGTGCGCGACGGCGCGGCGGCGGCCGGGCGTGCGGCGATCTCGGTGGCTTGCTTGGCCTTGCGCGCGCGCTTCTCCGCGGCGTCGAGTGCCGGGCGCAGGGCCTTGCGCGCGCGCTTGAGCAGCTCGCGCGCGAGTTCGTCGTCCTCGAGGTCGTCGTGGGCCTGCGTCGCGTCGAGCAGCTCGAGCGCCGCGGTCGTGTCGTCGCCGCGGGCGAGTGCGAGCGCGAGCGCGGCGAGCACCCGCGGATGACCGCCGAGCTGTTCGCGCGCGAGATCGAGGTGCTGCTTGGCCACCGCGGTGCGCCCCACGTCCTCGAGCAACGCGATACCGAGATCGAGGTGATCGCGGGCGCCGAGCTTCTGCTGCTTCTCGAGCTCCTGCAGCAGCTCGCGCGCCTCCTTGCGATCGCCGGCCAGCAACAGCCCGTGGGCCTGACCGCTGATCAACGCCGCGTGGCCGGTCGCGCCACTGATGCGCGCACAGTCCGAGAGGCTCTTCGCCGCCGCGCGCCCGTTGCCGACCACGAGGTGCAGGCGCCCCTTCTGCAGCGCGACCCATGCGTGCGGCGCAAACATCTGCACCACGCGCAGCTTCTCGAGCGAGCCGAGCCAGGTGTTCGCGCGCCCGCGATCGACGCGATCGATGGCCTCGGCGATCGTGCCGAGGCGGCGGTCCATGATGGGCCCGAGGAACACGAGCACGATCAGCCCGGCGATCGCGAACACGATCCGCGTGACCGGTTCGGGGATCAACAGGGCCAGCAGCAGGAACGTGGCGCCCACGCCGAGCCGCAACACCATGCCACCCAGCGGGCGCCCGCCCCGCGACCAGACCGCTCGCTCGACCTCGACATCGAGGAGGTCGCTGCGCCGCTTCAATTCGCCATTTGGCGGCCAGCGATAGCAGGTTTTCGGGCGCAGCTCCATTCGCGCCCCGGCGAGGGACCCCCTTCGGCGGGCACGCACAGACTCGGGTACGGCGGCCGGATCGAAGGCCGGAACCCGCATCGGCGCGGGTCAGGCCCACTTCCGCCGCCTGCTACACTCCCGCCCGTGGTTCAGCTCGCCGCCGACGTGACCGCATACCTGCATCGACGCGAGGTCGTGGCCTACGAGCAGCGACTCGCGCGGGCGGCCTACGCCTACGGCGTCGATCTGCGCCGCTCGGCCTGGCTGGCCAGCTCGACCTTCGGCGATCCGCTCATCCGCTCGGTCGACCGCAACTGGAACGAGCTGGTCGCGGACCTCTCGGGCTCGATCCTCCAGGATCCCGCCCGCACGGCGCCGATGCCCATCATGGAGGAGATCGCCCGGCTCTCGCACATGCTGCGGGCGCCCCTGCCCGCGCTGCGCCAGCTGGTGCGCAGCAGCGCGATCACCAACTGGCCGCTGGTCACGCCGCTCGGCACCACACGCGGCGCGGTGCAGTGGCTCGTGGTCGACAGCGAGCGACTGATGTCGCTGCCGCCACACGAGCGCACCTTCTTGCTCGCGAGCGCGCTGGCGGATCTGCAGTGCGAGCACGCGCCGGTGGTGACCGCCCACCTCATGGCCTACCGCGCCGATCGAGGCCTTGGATTCGTGCGCACGCTGCTGCGACCGTGGGCGAAGGTCGGCATCTTCTCGAGCGATCGCGCGGGGCTGCTCGGCGTCGCCGATCTCGGGCTCGCGATGTCGGCCCTGCGCGCGCACGCGGAGCCGATCGCGAGCTGGATGCCTGCCCATGCCTCGCTGCAGATGCGCGAGCCGGCCCTCGCCGACTTCGATCGCTCGAGCACGATGGCGCGGCTGCGCTTGCTGCTGCAGCGACAGACGCAGGCCGCCGAAGGCGAGGCACCGACGGTCGGGCCGCCAACGCGCGTCGCTGCGTCCGAGGAGACCGAGGCCGAAGCGTCGACCGACGATCACGACGACGACGGTCCCGCGCGTGACCCCGGCGAGCGCAGCGACCCTTACCGGCACGCAGCCAAACCTCCACAGCCGGAGCCGCCGCCGGATCACGACGAAGAGCTGGCGCGTGCGCTCGCCGGCGCGTGGTCGCTCGCGCGCTGCGACGCACGCCTCACCCGGCGCCTGGGATTGCTATGAACGACGTCGTCACCTCGCCCCGCGAGCGGCTCGAGCCGCTCGCCCAACGTATCGCCGCGATCGCGCAGCAGCTCGGCCTCGACGCGCTCGCCGAGAGCATCGCGCGAGACACCGCGCGCCGACTCGCACAGGACGTCGTCCGCGTGCTCGTGCTCGGCGAGATCAAGCAGGGCAAGAGCTCGCTCATCAATGCGCTGCTCGGGCCCGGCCACGACGCACTGCCGATGGGCGTCACGCCGACCACCGGCGCGACCGTGGTCGTGCGCTGCGATGCCGCGCCGGGTCGCGTGCGCGTGGGCGCCGGCGGCGAGCAGTCGCTCACGCCCGAGGAGTTCACCGCCGCCGCCAAGGGCACGCCGGTGGGCGCAGATGCACCGGCACCCGACGGACACCTGGAGCTGCGCGTGCCGCCGGGTGTGCTGCCCGAGGGCCTCGAGTTGCTCGACACGCCGGGCATCAACGACATCGCCAACTGGCGCGCGACCATCAGCCGCGGTGAGCTGCCCAGTGCCGACGTCTTGCTGCTGGTGCTCGACGCGACCCAGCTGCTGCACCGCACCGAGGTCGCGCTGCTGCGCGATGCGCTGTCGGCCGTCGGCGGCCTGTCGGGCTCCGGCGCGCGACTGCTGCTCGCGATCAACCGCATCGATCTGGTCGAGCCCGGCGATCGCCCGCTGCTGCGCGAGTACCTGCGCAAGGAGCTCGCGTCGCTGCTGCAGGGGGCCTACGAGCGCGGCGACGTGTTCGAGACCGAGGCCCGTGGTGCGCTCCGCGAGCCCGAGGCCGATCGCAGCGGCGTGCACGAGGTCTCGCGGCTGCGCAACGTGCTGCGCGAGATCGCGGCCTCGCGACATCGCGTGCTACCGACCCGCGTGCGCGCGGCGCTGCTGCAGTACACCAGCCTGCTCGGCCACAATGCCGCGGTCGCAGCCCACGC encodes the following:
- a CDS encoding dynamin family protein, with amino-acid sequence MNDVVTSPRERLEPLAQRIAAIAQQLGLDALAESIARDTARRLAQDVVRVLVLGEIKQGKSSLINALLGPGHDALPMGVTPTTGATVVVRCDAAPGRVRVGAGGEQSLTPEEFTAAAKGTPVGADAPAPDGHLELRVPPGVLPEGLELLDTPGINDIANWRATISRGELPSADVLLLVLDATQLLHRTEVALLRDALSAVGGLSGSGARLLLAINRIDLVEPGDRPLLREYLRKELASLLQGAYERGDVFETEARGALREPEADRSGVHEVSRLRNVLREIAASRHRVLPTRVRAALLQYTSLLGHNAAVAAHALSLEQDALRRELRELEREWAESELDMTAVRETIAAARRRLLDASDERIVGFRSQLAASTLTAVGTASHRVIATHLPGALHDALLGFARDEGERLRGELDELTRAALHTHSERTRRLLAMLSLRLGFQGPTIYLDPPSIALEAGLIAIGLIGTAVMYFGNVVAGMVMTVAGPLATVALRERSLREARSRVREELPGALERATEAMRDAVVRAVDGHVTALDEHLVLANRAIGEQLTAVLRRAQTALTVDDAPSTTELVAGRRARARHELQALELELASLRDRLQTIDVSDAEPIAAVAADGE